In Shinella sp. XGS7, a single genomic region encodes these proteins:
- the gph gene encoding phosphoglycolate phosphatase (PGP is an essential enzyme in the glycolate salvage pathway in higher organisms (photorespiration in plants). Phosphoglycolate results from the oxidase activity of RubisCO in the Calvin cycle when concentrations of carbon dioxide are low relative to oxygen. This enzyme is a member of the Haloacid Dehalogenase (HAD) superfamily of aspartate-nucleophile hydrolase enzymes (PF00702).) has translation MNSIHSHQLPPQAFLVDLDGTLVDTLGDFVAVLNAVLAELALPAVSRDFVEHTVGRGSEHLIRSTLAAVGGAPALYEPAWARYQHHYERLNGQHSDLFPGTLEGLERLRARGLPMACLTNKPAAFARELLARKGLAGYFDKVFGGDDFERKKPDPLPLLKTCEALGTPPAASWMIGDSSNDAQAAHAAGCPVVLLRHGYNHGEPIDAVPALQHLDRLDQIQLPDPA, from the coding sequence TTTCTGGTTGATCTGGACGGCACCCTGGTCGACACCCTGGGCGATTTCGTGGCCGTGCTCAATGCCGTGCTGGCCGAGCTGGCCCTGCCGGCGGTGAGCCGCGACTTCGTCGAGCACACCGTGGGCCGCGGCAGCGAGCACCTGATCCGCAGCACCCTGGCGGCGGTGGGCGGCGCGCCGGCGCTCTACGAGCCGGCCTGGGCCCGCTATCAGCATCACTACGAGCGGCTCAACGGCCAGCATTCCGATCTGTTTCCCGGGACGCTGGAGGGCCTGGAGCGCCTGCGCGCGCGCGGCCTGCCCATGGCCTGCCTGACCAACAAGCCGGCCGCCTTCGCCCGCGAGCTGCTGGCGCGCAAGGGCCTGGCGGGCTATTTCGACAAGGTCTTCGGCGGTGACGACTTCGAGCGCAAGAAGCCCGACCCGCTGCCCCTGCTCAAGACCTGCGAGGCCCTGGGCACACCGCCCGCGGCCAGCTGGATGATCGGCGACAGCAGCAATGACGCCCAGGCCGCCCACGCCGCGGGCTGCCCGGTGGTGCTGCTACGCCATGGCTACAACCACGGCGAGCCCATCGATGCGGTGCCGGCCCTGCAGCACCTGGACCGGCTGGACCAGATTCAGTTGCCCGACCCGGCCTGA
- a CDS encoding chalcone isomerase family protein yields MKTRFAALLLSAALCGAAGAQPVEVAGVKYEPQAEVGGQKLQLNGAGIRYKAVFKVYTAGLYLTAKAGTPDAVLGNGGPKRLHIQMLRDIDGSELGKLFTKGMEENSTREEFGRSISGVLRIADIFASKKKLASGENFSVDWLPGTGAVVFVNGARVPGDPIKEPEFFNVLLKIWLGKSPADHQLKDALLGVQRSSGRQAGSGN; encoded by the coding sequence ATGAAGACACGCTTTGCAGCCCTGCTGCTGAGCGCCGCGCTGTGCGGCGCGGCCGGGGCCCAGCCGGTGGAAGTGGCCGGCGTCAAATACGAGCCCCAGGCCGAGGTGGGCGGCCAGAAGCTGCAGCTCAATGGCGCGGGCATCCGCTACAAGGCGGTGTTCAAGGTCTATACCGCGGGCCTGTACCTCACGGCCAAGGCCGGCACGCCCGACGCGGTGCTGGGCAATGGCGGCCCCAAGCGCCTGCACATCCAGATGCTGCGCGATATCGATGGCAGCGAGCTGGGCAAGCTCTTCACCAAGGGCATGGAGGAGAACTCCACCCGCGAGGAGTTCGGTCGCTCCATCTCCGGCGTGCTGCGCATCGCCGATATCTTTGCCAGCAAGAAGAAGCTGGCCAGCGGCGAGAACTTCAGCGTGGACTGGCTGCCGGGCACCGGTGCCGTGGTCTTCGTGAACGGCGCCCGCGTCCCGGGCGACCCGATCAAGGAGCCCGAGTTCTTCAATGTGCTGCTCAAGATCTGGCTGGGCAAGTCGCCCGCCGATCACCAGCTCAAGGACGCCCTGCTGGGCGTGCAGCGCAGCAGCGGCCGTCAGGCCGGGTCGGGCAACTGA
- the trpE gene encoding anthranilate synthase component I, translating into MITELEFQSLAADGYNRIPLISEAFADLETPLSLYLKLCAGAGQGRHSFLLESVVGGERFGRYSFIGLPARTVLKSEGFKTEVLRDGAVVETHEGNPLDFIEAYQSRFKVALRPGMPRFCGGLAGYFGYDAVRYIEPKLARTHKSGGLATPDVMLLQCEELAVIDNLSGRLYLIVYADPTQPEAYFRGKKRLTELRDKLAYSVSAPQVKRGQSHPVQREFKREDFEAAVLKAKDYIAAGDCMQIVFGQRLAKRYTESPLSLYRALRSLNPSPYMYFYDMGDFQIVGASPEILVRHERIADEERITIRPLAGTRPRGATPELDQALESELKADPKERAEHLMLIDLARNDVGRIAETGSVKLTDAFAVERYSHVMHIVSNVEGTLKQGQSNMDVLRATFPAGTLSGAPKIRAMQIIDELEPVKRGIYGGACGYLSFAGDMDLAIAIRTGIVQDQTLYVSAAAGIVADSVPELEWKETEAKARALIRAAELVEEGF; encoded by the coding sequence GTGATCACCGAACTGGAATTCCAGAGCCTGGCCGCCGACGGCTACAACCGCATCCCGCTGATCAGCGAGGCCTTTGCGGATCTCGAAACCCCTCTGTCCCTCTACCTCAAGCTCTGCGCCGGTGCCGGCCAGGGCCGCCACAGCTTTCTGCTGGAATCGGTGGTCGGGGGCGAGCGCTTCGGGCGCTATTCCTTCATCGGCCTGCCGGCCCGCACCGTGCTGAAGAGCGAGGGCTTCAAGACCGAGGTGCTGCGCGACGGCGCCGTGGTGGAGACGCATGAGGGCAATCCGCTGGACTTCATCGAGGCCTATCAGAGCCGCTTCAAGGTGGCGCTGCGCCCCGGCATGCCGCGCTTCTGCGGCGGCCTGGCCGGCTACTTCGGCTACGACGCGGTGCGCTATATCGAGCCCAAGCTGGCTCGGACGCACAAGAGCGGCGGCCTGGCCACGCCGGACGTGATGCTGCTGCAGTGCGAGGAGCTGGCGGTCATCGACAACCTCTCCGGCCGCCTGTACCTCATCGTCTACGCCGACCCCACCCAGCCCGAGGCCTATTTCCGTGGCAAGAAGCGCCTGACCGAGCTGCGCGACAAGCTGGCCTACTCGGTCAGCGCGCCCCAGGTGAAGCGCGGCCAGTCGCATCCGGTGCAGCGCGAGTTCAAGCGTGAGGACTTCGAGGCCGCGGTGCTCAAGGCCAAGGACTACATCGCCGCCGGCGACTGCATGCAGATCGTCTTCGGCCAGCGCCTGGCCAAGCGCTATACCGAGTCGCCGCTGAGCCTCTACCGCGCGCTGCGCTCGCTGAATCCCAGCCCCTATATGTACTTCTATGACATGGGGGACTTCCAGATCGTCGGCGCCTCGCCCGAGATCTTGGTGCGCCACGAGCGCATTGCCGATGAGGAGCGCATCACCATCCGCCCCCTGGCCGGCACCCGCCCGCGCGGCGCCACGCCCGAGCTGGACCAGGCGCTGGAGAGCGAGCTCAAGGCCGACCCCAAGGAGCGCGCCGAGCATCTGATGCTGATCGACCTGGCCCGCAACGATGTGGGCCGCATTGCCGAGACCGGCTCGGTCAAGCTGACCGACGCCTTCGCGGTGGAGCGTTACTCGCATGTGATGCACATCGTCAGCAATGTCGAGGGCACCTTGAAGCAGGGGCAGAGCAATATGGACGTGCTGCGCGCCACCTTCCCGGCCGGCACCCTCAGCGGCGCGCCCAAGATCCGGGCCATGCAGATCATCGACGAGCTGGAGCCCGTCAAGCGCGGCATCTATGGCGGCGCCTGCGGCTACCTGAGCTTTGCCGGCGATATGGATCTGGCCATCGCCATCCGCACCGGCATCGTGCAGGACCAGACGCTTTACGTCTCGGCCGCGGCCGGCATCGTGGCCGACTCGGTGCCCGAGCTGGAATGGAAGGAGACCGAGGCCAAGGCCCGTGCCTTGATCCGTGCTGCTGAACTGGTGGAAGAGGGGTTCTGA
- a CDS encoding aminodeoxychorismate/anthranilate synthase component II, protein MLLMIDNYDSFTFNLVQYFGELGADVKVVRNDEITVEEIGALKPDHLVFSPGPCTPAEAGVCVEAIRAFQGKLPILGVCLGHQSIGAALGGKIVRAKHQMHGKASTISTDQKGVFKALPKDFSVIRYHSLVIEEATMPAVLEISARSEDGEIMGVRHRELAGTATPLEGVQFHPESILSEHGHAMLKNFLERVL, encoded by the coding sequence ATGCTGCTGATGATCGACAACTACGACAGCTTCACCTTCAACCTGGTGCAGTACTTCGGCGAACTCGGCGCGGACGTCAAGGTCGTGCGCAATGACGAGATCACGGTGGAGGAGATCGGCGCGCTCAAGCCCGATCACCTGGTGTTCTCGCCCGGCCCCTGCACGCCGGCCGAGGCGGGCGTGTGCGTGGAGGCCATCCGCGCCTTCCAGGGCAAGCTGCCCATCCTGGGCGTGTGCCTGGGCCACCAGAGCATCGGTGCGGCGCTGGGCGGGAAGATCGTGCGCGCCAAGCACCAGATGCATGGCAAGGCCAGCACGATCAGCACCGACCAGAAGGGCGTGTTCAAGGCCTTGCCCAAGGACTTCAGCGTGATCCGCTACCACTCGCTGGTGATCGAGGAGGCCACGATGCCGGCGGTACTGGAGATCAGCGCCCGCAGCGAGGACGGCGAGATCATGGGCGTGCGCCACCGCGAGCTGGCCGGCACGGCCACGCCGCTGGAGGGCGTGCAGTTCCACCCGGAATCCATCCTCTCCGAGCATGGCCACGCCATGCTCAAGAACTTTCTGGAGCGCGTGCTATGA
- the ltaE gene encoding low-specificity L-threonine aldolase, which yields MSLVDLRSDTVTRPTAAMREAMARAEVGDDVFGDDPTVQALQARMAALSGKEAALFMPSGTQSNLCAMLAHCERGDEYIVGQLAHTYRYEGGGAAVLGSIQPQPLSQDACGRMALADIAAAIKPDDPHFARSRLLCLENTWNGQVMPHDYLAEATALARRHGLRCHLDGARVFNAAVADAGEGGDVFAALARITAYFDSVSICFSKGLGAPVGSMLCGSRELIARALRIRKMVGGGMRQVGLLAAAADHALDHHVQRLREDHALAASLAQGLAGIEGLTVRPVDTNIVFVDVAEGRGPDLLAHLKARGILATGLIGLRFVTHLDVDAEGIRRTVDAVREFFAAPAAPAAAAARPAGPY from the coding sequence ATGAGCCTGGTTGACCTGCGCAGCGACACCGTCACCCGGCCCACCGCGGCCATGCGCGAGGCCATGGCCCGCGCCGAGGTGGGCGACGATGTGTTCGGCGACGACCCCACGGTGCAGGCCCTGCAGGCCCGCATGGCCGCGCTGAGCGGCAAGGAGGCGGCGCTCTTCATGCCCTCGGGCACGCAGAGCAATCTCTGCGCCATGCTGGCCCATTGCGAGCGCGGCGACGAGTACATCGTCGGCCAGCTGGCCCACACCTACCGCTACGAGGGCGGCGGTGCGGCCGTGCTGGGCAGCATCCAGCCCCAGCCGCTGAGCCAGGACGCGTGCGGCCGGATGGCCCTGGCCGATATCGCGGCCGCCATCAAGCCCGACGACCCGCATTTCGCGCGCAGCCGCCTGCTGTGTCTGGAGAACACCTGGAACGGCCAGGTCATGCCGCATGACTATCTGGCCGAGGCCACGGCCCTGGCGCGCCGCCACGGCCTGCGCTGCCATCTGGACGGGGCGCGGGTGTTCAACGCGGCGGTGGCCGACGCGGGCGAGGGCGGCGATGTGTTCGCCGCGCTGGCACGCATCACGGCCTATTTCGACAGCGTCTCGATCTGCTTCAGCAAGGGCCTGGGCGCCCCGGTGGGCTCCATGCTCTGCGGCTCGCGCGAGCTGATCGCGCGGGCCCTGCGGATTCGCAAGATGGTGGGCGGCGGCATGCGCCAGGTGGGCCTGCTGGCGGCCGCGGCCGACCATGCGCTGGACCACCATGTGCAGCGTCTGCGCGAGGACCACGCCCTGGCCGCGAGCCTGGCCCAGGGCCTGGCCGGCATCGAGGGCCTGACGGTGCGTCCGGTTGACACCAACATCGTCTTCGTCGACGTGGCCGAGGGCCGCGGCCCCGACCTGCTGGCCCATCTGAAGGCGCGCGGCATCCTGGCCACGGGCCTGATCGGCCTGCGCTTTGTCACCCATCTGGATGTGGATGCCGAGGGCATACGCCGCACCGTGGACGCCGTGCGCGAGTTCTTCGCTGCGCCGGCTGCGCCCGCGGCCGCAGCCGCCCGCCCGGCCGGCCCCTACTGA
- the trpD gene encoding anthranilate phosphoribosyltransferase, translating into MPITDNEALTRVIEHREIFHDEMLALMRRIMGGEMSPVIASALLIGLRVKKETIGEITAAAQVMRELAHKVPVAPSPHLVDVVGTGGDGAHTFNISTCSMFVAAAGGAQVAKHGNRSVSSKTGSADALEALGANIMLTPAQVAQSIQQTGIGFMFAPNHHPAMKNIAPVRKELGVRTIFNILGPLTNPADAKNILMGVFHPDLVGIQVRVMQRLGAEHAVVVYGKDGMDEISLGAATLVGELKNGEVREYEIHPEDFGLAMASNRSLKVSGPEESRVMLLGALANEPGPARDIVLLNAGATLYAANVVDSIAAGIDRAREAIASGAARAKLDQFVAATQALGRGA; encoded by the coding sequence ATGCCTATCACCGACAACGAAGCCCTGACCCGCGTCATCGAGCACCGCGAGATCTTCCACGACGAGATGCTGGCCCTGATGCGCCGCATCATGGGCGGCGAGATGTCCCCCGTGATCGCCTCGGCCCTGCTGATCGGCCTGCGCGTCAAGAAGGAAACCATCGGCGAGATCACCGCCGCCGCCCAGGTCATGCGCGAGCTGGCCCACAAGGTGCCGGTGGCACCTAGCCCGCATCTGGTCGACGTGGTCGGCACCGGCGGCGACGGCGCCCACACCTTCAATATCAGCACCTGCTCCATGTTCGTGGCCGCTGCGGGCGGCGCCCAGGTGGCCAAGCATGGCAACCGCAGCGTCTCCAGCAAGACCGGCAGCGCCGACGCGCTGGAAGCCCTGGGCGCCAACATCATGCTGACGCCGGCCCAGGTGGCGCAGAGCATCCAGCAGACCGGCATCGGTTTCATGTTCGCGCCCAACCACCACCCGGCCATGAAGAACATTGCCCCGGTGCGCAAGGAGCTGGGCGTGCGCACCATCTTCAATATCCTGGGCCCGCTGACCAATCCGGCCGACGCCAAGAACATCCTGATGGGCGTGTTCCACCCGGACCTGGTGGGCATCCAGGTGCGCGTGATGCAGCGCCTGGGCGCCGAGCATGCGGTGGTGGTCTACGGCAAGGACGGCATGGACGAGATCTCGCTGGGCGCCGCCACCCTGGTGGGCGAGCTGAAGAACGGCGAGGTGCGCGAGTACGAGATCCACCCCGAGGATTTCGGCCTGGCCATGGCCAGCAACCGCAGCCTCAAGGTCAGCGGACCGGAGGAGTCCCGGGTGATGCTGCTGGGCGCCCTGGCCAACGAGCCCGGCCCCGCGCGCGACATCGTGCTGCTGAACGCCGGCGCCACGCTCTACGCGGCCAATGTGGTGGACTCGATCGCGGCGGGTATCGACCGGGCACGCGAGGCCATTGCCAGCGGTGCCGCGCGTGCCAAGCTGGATCAGTTTGTGGCCGCCACGCAGGCGCTGGGCCGGGGAGCTTGA
- the trpC gene encoding indole-3-glycerol phosphate synthase TrpC: protein MDDILKRIVAVKHEEMKAARARRSLASLREEAEADRVTRGFERALRAKIAAGHSGVIAEIKKASPSKGVIRADFRPAEIAQSYERHGAACLSVLTDEQFFQGSADYLRQARAAVALPVLRKDFMVDEYQVFEARAMGADCILLIAACLDDAQMADLEACALGLGLDVLVEVHDGAELARALRLKTPLVGINNRNLRTFEVTLDTTLGLLKDVPADRLLVTESGILAPADVQLMRAAQVHAFLVGEAFMRAPDPGQALSALFAS, encoded by the coding sequence ATGGACGACATCCTGAAGCGCATCGTCGCGGTCAAGCACGAGGAGATGAAGGCGGCGCGTGCCCGCCGCTCGCTGGCCAGCCTGCGCGAGGAGGCCGAGGCCGACCGCGTCACGCGCGGCTTCGAGCGCGCGCTGCGCGCCAAGATCGCCGCGGGCCACAGCGGTGTGATCGCCGAGATCAAGAAGGCCAGCCCCAGCAAGGGCGTGATCCGCGCCGATTTCCGCCCGGCCGAGATCGCACAGAGCTATGAGCGTCACGGCGCGGCCTGCCTCTCGGTGCTGACCGACGAGCAGTTCTTCCAGGGCTCGGCCGACTATCTGCGCCAGGCCCGCGCGGCCGTGGCCCTGCCGGTGCTGCGCAAGGACTTCATGGTCGACGAGTACCAGGTCTTCGAGGCGCGGGCCATGGGGGCCGACTGCATCCTGCTGATCGCCGCCTGCCTGGACGACGCGCAGATGGCCGATCTGGAGGCCTGTGCCCTGGGGCTGGGCCTGGACGTGCTGGTCGAGGTGCACGACGGCGCGGAGCTGGCGCGGGCCCTGCGCCTGAAGACGCCCCTGGTGGGCATCAACAACCGCAATCTGCGCACCTTCGAGGTCACGCTGGACACCACCCTGGGCCTGCTCAAGGACGTGCCGGCCGACCGTCTGCTGGTGACCGAGAGCGGCATCCTGGCCCCGGCCGATGTGCAACTCATGCGGGCCGCTCAGGTGCACGCCTTCCTGGTGGGCGAGGCCTTCATGCGCGCACCCGATCCGGGTCAGGCGCTTTCGGCCCTGTTCGCCTCGTGA
- a CDS encoding uracil-DNA glycosylase codes for MSAGWQEVVEAWQASPAGRGLEAFVAQRRAAGAQIYPPEPFRALTLTPLDQVRVVILGQDPYHGPGQAEGLAFSVPPTLKKLPPSLRNIFKELQRDLDLPPPAHGHLGAWARRGVLLLNTCLTVEDGAPASHAKKGWEALSDALILRAATDAAPKAFLLWGAHAQAKAQLIEGADTARRHLVLQANHPSPLSALRPPTPFIGCGHFSRAAAWLAQRGRPMDWSLQDS; via the coding sequence GTGAGCGCGGGCTGGCAGGAGGTGGTCGAGGCCTGGCAGGCCTCGCCCGCGGGCCGGGGCCTGGAGGCCTTTGTGGCCCAGCGCCGCGCGGCCGGCGCCCAGATCTATCCGCCCGAGCCTTTCCGGGCGCTCACGCTCACGCCCCTGGACCAGGTGCGCGTGGTGATCCTGGGCCAGGACCCGTATCACGGCCCCGGCCAGGCCGAGGGGCTGGCCTTCTCGGTGCCACCCACGCTCAAGAAGCTGCCGCCCAGCCTGCGCAATATCTTCAAGGAGCTGCAGCGGGATCTGGACCTGCCGCCGCCGGCCCACGGTCATCTGGGCGCCTGGGCGCGCCGCGGCGTGCTGCTGCTCAACACCTGCCTGACGGTGGAGGACGGCGCGCCGGCCAGCCATGCCAAGAAGGGCTGGGAAGCGCTCAGCGACGCCCTGATCCTGCGCGCCGCGACCGATGCTGCGCCCAAGGCCTTTCTGCTCTGGGGCGCCCATGCCCAGGCCAAGGCCCAGCTGATCGAGGGTGCTGACACGGCGCGCCGCCATCTGGTGCTGCAGGCCAACCATCCATCGCCGCTCTCGGCCCTGCGGCCGCCCACGCCTTTCATCGGCTGCGGGCATTTCTCGCGCGCCGCGGCCTGGCTGGCCCAGCGTGGCCGGCCCATGGACTGGAGTCTGCAGGATTCGTAG